TTGTGGAAGTATACCACCTTTACTGGAAAAGGCTTTTCAATTTCGGATACAAGAAGCTCGCAAAAAAAGAAATTGTAGAAGGGATAGTGCAGGAGGTATTTATTGATTTCTGGACCAAACGCCAAACATTGGACATTCATTCCTCCCTGACTTCCTACCTATTCACAGCTGTCAATTACAAAATAATCAACCAGTACAAATCTCAGGTAGTGAGGGAGAATTTTGCCCAGAAAGAGCGCAAAAAGGGGGAACAAAACGACTCCTCTACCGACGACAAGGTATTATTTGACGACTTGAAAGCCAATCTCAAAAGAGTCATTAATAGACTTCCCGCTCAGCGAAGACAAGTCTATCAACTCAGGCATAACCAAGGCTTAAGC
This genomic window from Algoriphagus sp. TR-M9 contains:
- a CDS encoding RNA polymerase sigma-70 factor: MSEHIKKEQELISKIQKGDESAFVEVYHLYWKRLFNFGYKKLAKKEIVEGIVQEVFIDFWTKRQTLDIHSSLTSYLFTAVNYKIINQYKSQVVRENFAQKERKKGEQNDSSTDDKVLFDDLKANLKRVINRLPAQRRQVYQLRHNQGLSNIEIAQTLQISVSTVEKHMIKAMKDIRTGLREFTFSISIMALLSSI